Genomic window (Arctopsyche grandis isolate Sample6627 chromosome 5, ASM5162203v2, whole genome shotgun sequence):
ACCTGCTTGATACAAATCAGTACAGACCTCGGTGAAGATTTTATCATAGATGCTCTCGCACTCCGAGATCACTTACACGCACTCAATGCGGCATTCACCGACCCCAATATACTAAAAGTATTCCATGGAGCCGAGTGCGACATTGTTTGGCTTCAACGAGACTTCGGTGTATATGTCGTTGGCCTCTTTGACACTCACAAAGCTACTATCGAATTAGATTTTCCTAACAAATCTCTCCAGAATCTACTTTTAAAATACTGCAAAGTAAATACAAACAAAAGTTTGCGATTGGCTGATTGGAGAGTGCGACCGCTATCGCCAGAACTTATTGAATATGCTAGGAGTGATACTCATTATCTCCTATTCATATGGCGTCAATTGCGCCAAGAGCTACTCAAAATGGGTAAGGGCTCGCCAGATCGCCTGTTATCTGCCTTTCAACAGAGTAAACTTGTCAGTCTGAAATTATATGTCAAGCCGACACTGGATGAAAGTTATGCATATGAATTGAGTAGAAAGTCAAAAAAGAATTTTGACGCCAAACAAATGCAAGCTTTAGAATCGTTGCTCGCTTGGAGAGATGAAATTGCCAGGGAAGAAGATGAAAGTATTGGATATGTTTTACCGAACCACATGCTGTTACATATTGCCAGTGAATTACCCAAAGAGACGCCTGGAATTCTCGCATGCTGCTGCCCTCCACCTCCACTCGTTTTACATCATCTTAATTTCATACACCAATTAGTAAACTCAGCTCGTGTCAAACCAGTTACTAACCCGAAACCCAAAATAGCGATAGAAGAAGTAGTGAAACCGGTGACATCAATTCACATATATAATCACCAGTCGTTGGGAAATTATAGTGAAAACTCAAACACATTGTCTACTCTCAAAAAATTAAGGCAACTATACAATCTTCCTAATAAGTCCATATTATCAGGTCATGAAGTCGAACAAAGTGAACCAGTTAAAATGGGGAAGTCCTTCAATTTCGTGCCCCCCTTCCATAGACGGATTTTGGTGAAGAAATATAACCAATTCCTCCACATGAAAGATGAACCTGAAGCAAATACCGAAAATACGTCAAAAGACCCATTACCAAatggaaatataaataataattccaaCGCACCTTCAGGGAAAATAATAAATCCTGAAACAAACATCCCACCGATAGACACTAGTATGACACACGATTCTAGGATACTCTTCACCAAAGTAACTAAGACTAAACATAATACCAGTGTGGACACAGATGAAATTCCTGCAAAAAAATCTAGACTTGCTGATCCtgaagaaaataattttaaaacatttgattataaatcATTCGATTACAATACTTTCAACAAAGAAGATTCTAAACGtaataagaagtataaaaataataaaaataaaaagaataaaaatagacaatgaaatgaaataatccACATTCTTACTGTattgattcaattttattatttttaaaaaataaacatcaattttttttatatctgcttTTTTCTCACTTATTTATTAAGaatcaaaattatatgaaatctaatgacttcatatgtatatagctatttttaattaaaatatattcaatatttttattaaaaatacctgGTGAACAATAAATAGTTCACCAGGTTTATATTATACAGAAACaatattcgaaaattatatattttattatagtacATAGAAAAGTTGACTTAAATACATTATAACTGTTCAACTCGACTCGACATCAATTTTAAGTAACTCACTTTTtgcattataatgaaaaataagttGTTTTACGGCAACCATCCAGGGACTCACACTACTTATATGGTCAACCATCAACGATTTATGTATGTCATCGGCATGCTTGGTATCGAATGCCCGCAATGCTAAAAGAATCGATCAGATTGGATTATTGGTTTAAGAATTACATGAaatcacataaaaataaattaagtttaCCTTTAGCGATTTGAAAGGTTTTTGACTGAACTTCTTCGTTCAGTTTCCCTTCCTTCCACATGGATTCCATTATACTTAAACGTTTCTGTATGTCAATTGCTTTTTTACCTAATTCTGGACTAGAGTCGACCAATTCTTTAAaga
Coding sequences:
- the LOC143911621 gene encoding steroid receptor RNA activator 1, whose amino-acid sequence is MSSPGKYDPGWNDPPMFTYNAEAAPAKPRNLLNKRVPFSINSTPVSTEIKPPLSQPPHVVTPQKANPNVELNPSHQETIEDNESPHDFKETIDIFKELVDSSPELGKKAIDIQKRLSIMESMWKEGKLNEEVQSKTFQIAKALRAFDTKHADDIHKSLMVDHISSVSPWMVAVKQLIFHYNAKSELLKIDVESS
- the Rrp6 gene encoding exosome component Rrp6, translating into MGDQNSDQAEATTAATSWASAGCRAVAVVAAAANKAQPPAGHWDQNNRDRKPHGYRAVAVRLRRRNHSLLQRLATGPLHSLDHLDAANDMLLARLEIALARMEGRPAPQPLPQSQPQIQTSQPQQARPVILRPQLLFRKPVDNTRTPWKPQLAFKHNKIASANDASYLDEYRHPYAPELHSYNPPPEFLRPQLTTNIRYKSFAETPYEFIDTEAQLNDLLRRLETATEIAVDLEHHSYRSFQGFTCLIQISTDLGEDFIIDALALRDHLHALNAAFTDPNILKVFHGAECDIVWLQRDFGVYVVGLFDTHKATIELDFPNKSLQNLLLKYCKVNTNKSLRLADWRVRPLSPELIEYARSDTHYLLFIWRQLRQELLKMGKGSPDRLLSAFQQSKLVSLKLYVKPTLDESYAYELSRKSKKNFDAKQMQALESLLAWRDEIAREEDESIGYVLPNHMLLHIASELPKETPGILACCCPPPPLVLHHLNFIHQLVNSARVKPVTNPKPKIAIEEVVKPVTSIHIYNHQSLGNYSENSNTLSTLKKLRQLYNLPNKSILSGHEVEQSEPVKMGKSFNFVPPFHRRILVKKYNQFLHMKDEPEANTENTSKDPLPNGNINNNSNAPSGKIINPETNIPPIDTSMTHDSRILFTKVTKTKHNTSVDTDEIPAKKSRLADPEENNFKTFDYKSFDYNTFNKEDSKRNKKYKNNKNKKNKNRQ